One genomic region from Bufo bufo chromosome 3, aBufBuf1.1, whole genome shotgun sequence encodes:
- the RPL10A gene encoding 60S ribosomal protein L10a codes for MSSKVSRDTLYEGVREVLVGAKRKKRKFLQTVELQISLKNYDPQKDKRFSGTVRLKSTPRPKFSVCVLGDQQHCDEAKAVDLPHMDIEALKKLNKNKKLVKKLAKKYDAFLASESLIKQIPRILGPGLNKAGKFPSLLTHNENMVAKVDEVKSTIKFQMKKVLCLAVAVGHVKMTEEELVYNIHLAINFLVSLLKKNWQNVRALYIKSTMGKPQRLY; via the exons tagtaAAGTTTCTCGCGATACCCTGTATGAGGGAGTGAGGGAAGTACTAGTTGGAGCAAAACGGAAGAAGAGAAA GTTTCTGCAAACTGTGGAGCTCCAGATCAGCCTAAAAAACTATGACCCTCAAAAGGACAAACGTTTCTCTGGAACAGTCAG ACTAAAGTCTACACCAAGACCCAAATTTTCAGTTTGTGTCTTGGGAGATCAGCAACATTGTGATGAGGCAAAAGCGGTGGACTTGCCTCACATGGACATAGAAGCCCTTAAGAAGTTAAACAAAAACAAGAAGCTAGTGAAAAAGCTGG CTAAGAAATATGATGCGTTTTTGGCCTCTGAATCACTGATCAAGCAAATTCCTCGTATTTTGGGACCTGGTTTGAACAAGGCTGGCAAATTTCCTTCCTTGCTAACACATAATGAAAACATGGTTGCTAAAGTTGATGAAGTGAAGTCCACCATTAAGTTCCAGATGAAAAAG GTCCTATGTCTGGCTGTTGCTGTTGGTCatgtgaaaatgacagaggaagagcTTGTCTACAACATCCATCTGGCAATTAACTTCTTGGTATCTCTATTGAAAAAGAATTGGCAGAACGTGAGAGCTCTTTATATCAAGAGCACCATGGGCAAGCCACAGCGCCTGTACTAA